A segment of the Coffea arabica cultivar ET-39 chromosome 8c, Coffea Arabica ET-39 HiFi, whole genome shotgun sequence genome:
tttgattttttcttcacacagattaagaaagtgtaattaatttagttggaaacataaatttagattaataattttctaaaatacccttatacTAATCACGAAAagtgccaattaatatcagttacagcTAATGGGTTAGTATTGGAAAAACCCAAcgtattcaatgtagtgggttagtatttaataacaataatgtattaataacaagatatttaataagggtattttagacaatttgaaagattactacatttcttaatgggaaagtggactacaatttggcacagatgaaaaaggaaaacaagactatcaaagtgggacggagggagtatgtatttggagttatttttgatatattgtttggatatgatgtttttggagttgttttttaaatacatatttattgtaacatttgaaatgtgaaaaataatttttcaaaaacagattCAAAAACAAGGAATTCAAACAGACCCGTTATTTTCCAAAGTACCATTTCATCATCCTATACGTCATCAATGAGTTCTGATTATGTGAGAGGGAAGGGTCAGAAGCGGTTGGAACTTGGACTCTTGAGCAAGGTTCTAAAACCCAGACCACTCATTAACCCAAAAATGAATGGGTCAACGGTCATTGGATCAACCGTCGGACTAATCATTATTAACTTGTGATGTCATAATTACATtataaatattattaataaatattaaatatctaaaaaaaattaatatttgtaGAAACTTAAGTCATATCATTAAAGATAATCACTTCAATTCTCATTCTATTTTTCTAAATAGTATTATTTATTTGAAACTCAAAAATAGCCTTTATAAGTTAGAGGTTTAAATCATATTATTTCATGTATTTGTAATTTTCCTAAATTATATGAGCACTAGTTTATatgataaaaattaaaaatataaaaggcattaacaaataaatgaaatgcattcaagattaaagaaaaaataatacaGTTGTATatgttataaaatttttttcacgGGTGTCTATTAGGCACTTGTTAACACATTTAAAATTCACCTAACttatcatgtatatatatatatatactaataattattatcattgcatttatgtatttttcttatttaattttacttaccttctcttgtatttatttttttctaattaatcttacatttCTAAAAATGTAGCACccgaaatatattttaacgagCATCCAGTGGGCACCCATTATAAAGACCCTATGTTATAAATGTTAGACAAGAGTTAGTATGTAATTATGGAGGAGTCAAGAGAAATGAGTAGAATAAGACTATAATTGTTATTGTCTAATTAGTTAGAGATAATTATGAATGGGTAATTAGTAAGATATTAAATTTGAAATATCATTAATGAGATTGGTtgatcaaattcaaaattgtcgACTTAATTAAGGTTGGATATTGAACCAAACCTCACAAAACCATTTCGGTTCAATGGTTTAGTAGTTGAATCGGACGATTCAACTAATTTAATGTAAAATTGATGCTATTAGGTTTTTGAAGCTAATCCAGACCAGAAAACCGGCCGGTTGACGGTTCGGGTTGGGTTTTAATGCTGTCGAGTCTTGACTTCCAACTCCTACATAAGCGTCTAAATTGCCACGTCagattcagaattcagaattctTGAACGGCCGCAACAAATTCCAACAAGGTCTGTTCTCTCTGTCTCCCACTTCCTATCCCAAATCTCGGGGTTTTTGTtgtgaattgaacaaaaatttaTGTTTCAATTTGCTTGAATTTTGATTTCTGATCTATGTTGGAgcttatttgtttaatttgatACCAATATTTGGTTTGTTTGTAGAATTGTTTATGGATATATTGATAAGATGGATAATCTGTGGATGGAAATTCAGAAACTTAAAAACTTGTAAATTGGGTTTTGTGGTTGATTGTTTTTCAGCTGAGCAGTTGCGGGTTATTATTTAttggaaaaatataaggaaacgAATCAGGAAAAATTTGCAGGTTGTGTAGGATTCTTGAAGGTTAGTGTTTTTTTAGATTGATATAAAGAGTTTTTTGTTTACGGATTAATCTTGTATAAATCGTCACCGTTTGTCAGACGAAGGATTTTTTACACGCGTGGGTCAAGATGCTTGAAACTGCAGTGAATTGCAGAACAGATTATGATAAAGAAGAAGTCTTAAGCAGAGTAAGAGGGCAGCTTGTGTAATACTAGCTGTTAATAGAGATATTTGTTGTAGCGGCCTTAGCTGAAATCTAAGTTGTTAATTAGATCATTAAAAAGTTGACTTATTTAGTTTAGGGAAAATCAACAAGTTTAGTGAGTGCTTGTTGTCCTGTAATTTATTGGAACATGTGTAGATAAAATTAATAATGGATATTGTTTAATTCTAAAGAGTAATGGAAGGTGCAGGTGATATGTTTTAGCAGGATTTCAGGAACATTTCCTTCTGTTAGCTATGATGAGTGTGAGAGTAGGAGGAATTGCGATGCAGAAGCTGTTTGGGAAAAATAAGGACGGAGTTGAGTGGTAGGGCAAGACTAGAAGTTATAAGTTGTAAGGGAGATAACGATCGAAACCATAAGAGTTAAACAGTATTTTCTTTCATAAATAAGTATTTCAAGATCTTCATTCAACACAATCGTATCTTTGGCTTCTTTCTGTGAGATAAAAGGATGTAATTTTGCTTGCTAGTATACTGTTGAAGTCATATACTTCTGACTTAGGATTTCAGACTTTGTCCTGATGAGCTGAAATCTTCTGTAGCTAATGCGTTATCCTTACCTTCTGGATCCTGTAACTCTTTTTACTTGCAAACTTAGTTTATACGATGATGATGATCAGCCCAATAATCAATTGCTTTTGACAAATATTAGTAGCAAGATTTGCTCAATTGAAGTTCGGTTCCAAGTTTCTTAGGAGTAGAGAATGTTGTTTTCCAATTTGTGAAAATCATCCTATAAGGCAAAAAATTTTGATTGCTTCCAATATTTGGTAGAGATAGCACAGTTAGATATATGTATTGAGGTGATTGATTTATCTTTCATAATGGATACTGCCATTCTACCACGCGCTAATTGCGTCCAGTACCCAGTTTGATCATACCTATGTTacttggacttgtctctccttAGCTGTATGATTTGCAGACATGAAACGGCTCTGTTTTTGGTACTGGATTTTTATGTGACACTTCAAATGAAGTCAAGGGCGCATCATAGATGCTGAAGAGAGTAAAAGGTGGAGAGTTGATTCGTACAAGAATCATATCTCAGTTGGAACAACTTTATGTGCCTGAGTAGAGATTGGTtataattttcatttctttccttttcttttagcaTGTGCTGGCTTTATTATTCCTATTTTTACTTATGTGACTTTTGCGGAAAGTTTTTTCATGTTGGATCCCACTTGTTTGTTAGTCTTACATCTCTGTAATTACATCAAGTCAATTCTGGCAAGAGAAAATTAGTTGTTGTCGATATGTATTGGCTTTCTAATTTGCCTGTCAGATGGGACTTGACTAGAGCAGTAAATGTGAGTTTAGTTTTTCTGAACTTCTGAGATACATGTCTCAAGGATGTCTGACTGCATGACTATGTACTAAATGATAAGTTCCCTGTTTATCAATTTGCTTTCTGGTACTTATTTTTGTTATCTAAGCATATTTTCTCTAATGATGCCTGTCTGTCATATGTTAGCCAATTTTCCTAGAATTTATTTTtgtacattttcttttttttttggggggggaggggggtgtTGGAGAAGATAATTGACAACTATTTGGAAATCTTGTGGTTTTGACTTTTGGCATTTTTTACTGAGGACCTTTCATTGTCAGGAGATTTGCTTTTTATGGATCCCAGTGCCCTGGAAAAGGAGGCTTCTTTGGAGGTCGCACGTGAATCGCTTATTGCCATCTCGTACTCTGTTCCAGATACAATTCTCAGTTCAGTTGTAGTGGAAACTTTGAACACTGGACACCAAGTGGTGGCAACTAACAGTGACGGAGCTGACAAATTCAGGTCCAAACTGATCTCCATTTCTGACCTCCGGTCTCCAGATATTGGAATTATCAGATGCAATGGGCATCATGAGATTAGCTGTGATCATATGTGAGACATGGTTGATAGTTTAAAACAACTTATTTAGTTTGCTTTGCTTTGTGTGCCCTATCAAAATAGTGTGTGGTGTGGTCTATGCTTCTGCAGTGTGAAATGTACAGAGTGTAAACTCTTTGCGAAGTTATGCTTTCAGATTCCTCTGGCAGAAACCTTTCCTTCTTTGTGAAAGTAAGACATGaaaattttctcttgatttctaAATATAGGAGGTATATTGCTGAATTATTAATGAATAAAATGTTGATGATTTGGCCATGCTTCATTTCTAATACATTCCCATCTCAGGTCATAAAGTACGTAAATATTTGCAAAAGCTATCAGTGAGACAATATGTGTCTTTAGCAGACAGAGTTTTTACACTTAGGCATCGAAATAATAGTGAATCAACATGCTATTAGAGCAGATTAGCTGATCCTTTTCAaacgatttttttttctttgcaaagATTATCATCTTTCAGGatcaattcaatcaattactGGGTTAATTTGGACTCAGGTTGTCACCCTTTACACTCTTGTCCTGGAGGTTAAACTTAAATGGCAGACCTGTTCCACTTAGCTTCTCTTCAGTTATTCTAGATAGTTGCTTCACCATGGATGGTGTGAGATGATTTATCCAATCACCGACCTTTCCATTTCTGAGATAAGCGACCCTTTCTATGCTTTTATTGTCCGTTACACTCACTTTAAACTCCTCCAAGTTATCGAACTGCAGATCTTTGATATTTCTTCTATTACACCTGCTTTCTCCTCTTCCCAGCTAAATGGCAAAGCCTAGAAGTCTGCTAGTCTTTTCAATTGGGGTATAATGTTTTCTTTCATGTCTTCATAAACATTACCTTTTCTGGATTCTCTAAGCTTTGTTTCCGGTATCCCAACACATGCTTCCAGTATGGACCACATGCCCTGACTCCTTTGCAATACATGTCAAATGCGTCTTCAAGCAATTTAGGCCTAGTTTTACTTGCATTCGCCACAAGGAGACAAAATTAACTCCTGGGTTATGGCAAATATAGAGAACTCGACACTTGCTGCTCTTGATGGATTCTGGCAACAGTGAATATGGAACATGAGTGGTAAAAGGTCGAGGAGATGGAAGACCAGAGAAGTCAGGAAGCTGGCTGGTTCCGTTTACCTTGTACTCAAAGATAGGTACAAGTGCATGAGGATCTGATGAGATGAGATTCTGGCAATCGATGCCCACGAGATTTTTATGGTTTACGATTGCATATGCTGATGGTTTCAGCCAAATTGTGCCTGTTCTTGGTAAAGAGGTGACAATGGTACCGCTGTCTTGTGCTTTGTGGGTGTTTTCGAGATGCGAGTATGCCTTGTAGTTCCCTGGTGTTTTCGAGATGCGAGTATGCCTTGTAGTTCCCTTGCATGGAACCAACAGCCTTGGCATTGGTGAAGACAATTGGTTCGCCAGCCCTGGAGAAAAATATAGTTTTGATACTCAAATTTTGACACGAGCagttttaatccccaaattttggacaaaaataaatttggtaTCCAAACTTTCAATATTTGAGCACAATTAGTAACCTTAGTggtttttttccaaattattttCACGTGATAGTCATATGTTCGGCAAATATTGTATAAAAAATGCCACAAC
Coding sequences within it:
- the LOC113703807 gene encoding cytosolic sulfotransferase 14-like, whose protein sequence is MPRLLVPCKGTTRHTRISKTPGNYKAYSHLENTHKAQDSGTIVTSLPRTGTIWLKPSAYAIVNHKNLVGIDCQNLISSDPHALVPIFEYKVNGTSQLPDFSGLPSPRPFTTHVPYSLLPESIKSSKCRVLYICHNPGVNFVSLWRMQVKLGLNCLKTHLTCIAKESGHVVHTGSMCWDTGNKA